Within Nematostella vectensis chromosome 1, jaNemVect1.1, whole genome shotgun sequence, the genomic segment AATGCCTCGAAGCTGTCCCGATGTCACGTGATCTTGAACTTGACCCGCCTCTTTGCCGCTTGGTAActgataaaacaaataatcaCGTGTTAAGGATCGAGATGTGCGGTGGGGTGGCACGAGATTCTAACAACTGTACTTTTAGTATACAGGGACTGCGACACTTTCGACTGTATTTGGGTGTGCTCTTTGTACATAGATTTACCAGATTTAAGCAGTCTGGTAATGTCCTTCTTTAAAACCACAACTTCAGACAACCACTCATTTCTATCACTCATTTGACTGTATTTGGGTGTGCCTTTGTACATAGATTTACCAGATTTAAGCAGTCTGGTAATTTCCTCCTTCAAAAACACAACTTCAGACAACCACTCATTTCTATCACTCATTTGACTGTATTTGGGTGTGCTCTTTGTACATAGATTTACCAGATTTAAGCAGTCTGGTAATGTCCTCCTTCAAAAACACAACTTCAGACAACCACTCATTTCTATCACTCATTTGACTGTATTTGGGTGTGCTCTTTGTACATAGATTTACCAGATTTAAGCAGTCTGGTAATGTCCTCCTTCAAAAACACAACTTCAGACAACCACTCATTTCTATCACTCATTTGACTGTATTTGGGTGTGCTCTTTGTACATAGATTTACCAGATTTAAGCAGTCTGGTAATGTCCTCCTTCAAAAACACAACTTCAGACAACCACTCATTTCTATCACTCATTTGCAGACCGACTGGGTGCAGTACGAGGAAAAGGGCCGCGCGGAAGACTGGGGTCAAGATTCCACACCAGGCCCCGCAGTAACTCTAGCGTCAGGAAGACCATGAAATTACAACAAAGGACGCGCACTCTATTAGTAAGACTGTTCCTCCTAACGGCTTACTCATTGAGCGGCGCAGCGGTATTCCATTTGATTGAATACAAACCTGACAAGGAGCACTTTTGCGGTACCGAAGACACACGGGTAGAAACAGCCATGGCCAATCAGTTTAACGCTTCTATGGAAGTTATACGGGCCTTTGTCCAAGAGATGTGCGAGATATTTGAAAGAACACATAAATGTAAATACAGCCATAACGACTGGAGCTACTACCAGTCGCTGTACTTCGTCGGCAGTGTCACCACGACCATAGGTAAGATCTTCTCGCAGAACTTCACCCGACTGGAAAGTGTTAACTCATTTTTCGCACTGTCCATGTTATGCCGGTAATCGAATTCGCACATTTTACTTCATTTAACATTCACTTTGTTCATAAGTATCAATTTAGatcaattttaattttctctTAGGTTAGTGCATAAATCGATAACGATTTAATTTTTGatttaatttcatttttgtcTCTCCTGTGAGTTCAGTTTATCGGTGTACAACCCATCACATTTCATTCTTGTTTCCCCTGTGAGTTCTGGTTATCGGGGTGCAACTCATCACATTTCATTCTTGTTTCCCCTGTGAGTTCTGGTTATCGGGGTACAACTCGTCGCATTTCATTCTTGTTTCTCCTGTGAGTTCTGGTTATCGGGGTGCAACTCGTCGCATTTCATTCTTGTTTCTCCTGGGAGTTCGGGTTATCGGGGTGCAACTCGTCGCATTTCATTCTTGTTTCTCCTGGGAGTTCGGGTTATCGGGGTGCAACTCGTCGCATTTCATTCTTGTTTCTCCTGGGAGTTCTGGTTATCGGGGTGCAACTCATCACATTTAATTCTTGTCTCTCCTGGGAGTTCGGGTTATCGGGGTGAAACTCATCAGATTTTATTCTTGTCTTTACTGTGAGTTCGGGTTATCGGGGTGCAACTCATCGCATTTCATTCTTGTCTCTCTTGTGAGTTCGGATTGTCGGGGTGCAACTCATCACATTTCATTCTTGTTTCCCCTGTGAGTTCGGGTTATCGGGGTGCAACTCATCACATTTTATTCTTGTTTCCCCTGTGAGTTCGGGTTATCGGGGTGCAACTCATCACATTTCATTCTTGTCTCTCCTGTGAGTTCGGGTTATCGGGGTGCAACTCATCACATTTCATTCTTGTCTCTCCTGGGAGTTCGGGTTATAGGGGTGAAACTCATCAGATTTTATTCTTGTCTTTACTGTGAGTTCGGGTTATCGGGGTGCAACCCATCACATTTCATTCTTGTCTCTCCTGTGAGTTCGGGTTATCGGGGTGCAACTCATCACATTTCATTCTTGTCTCTCCTGGGAGTTCGGGTTATCGGGGTGAAACTCATCAGATTTTATTCTTGTCTTTACTGTGAGTTCGGGTTATCGGTGTGCAACCCATCACATTTCATTCTTGTTTCTCCTGGGAGTTCGGGTTATCGGGGTGCAACTCATCACATTTCATTCCCACAGGGTATGGCCACCTAGCGCCCAAGACCCAGTCAGGCCGCCTCTTCCTCATCTTCTTCGCGATGGTGGGCATTCCCTTGAACCTCGTTACACTTCAGTCGGTGGGCGAGCACATCAACCTCGTGATGCACATCTTAATCCGTCAAGTGGAGAGAAACATGCTGAAGCGCAGCTCGGTCAGACACGAGCACGTCAAGATCTTCCTACTCAGCATCGCTTTAATCGTACTCATCCTGCCCTTGGGAGGGCTCATGTACTATCGCTCGGAGCACGAGAATGGCTGGACTTATCTGGACAGTGTGTACTACTGCTTCGTTGCCATAAGCACGATCGGGTTTGGCGACCTCGTGCCGAACGAGGGCAGGGAACCAGATTCCACGTACGAGCGAGTCATGTGGTTTATACGGCTGTTGTACCTCGGCCTGGGGCTATCGCTGGTCTCTAGTGTGTTCACGTCTGTTAGTAGTGCTACCAAACAGCTCAAAGTGGCCTTTTCCTGCAAGCAAGGTTAGTAGAGTGTATACCACGATTTCTAGTTTATTTTCCACAGTTGagcctggattttacgatactggATCGATTGACAGCTTTGGTTTTACGGCAACATTTTTTATCACTCGGAAAATACAGTCAtatgtatttaaaaaaaaaaaggaacctCGATCTAATGCTATTCTGTACAAGGATATTTCCAATTGATTTTCCTTAATTTGGTAAAATCAAAAACCTCTTTTCAACAATACCATCTTTTACGATTCCTTTCTTACGGAGCATTTCGTAAAAACCAGGTTAAACGGTTTTCAATGCATTTTCTAGTCTTTCTGATcatctaacaaaaaaaaattattaggGTTAAAACCTGTGCAAGTCACATTAAAATTTATCTTGTCAAAATTACCAATTTCAAATCTTTACTCCTTGTGATTGCTGCTTACTGGATGACCCTCTTTCAAATTAAAGCACGCTTATGGTTTCTTACTCCTTCTAAATCTGCCTTTTGAGTAATCACTTCATTTGTTCTTTACTTGATAACTTGTGTTGTCTAGATTCCAGGAATGGACGGCCTGTTTCTGTTTGACTTGCTCAACCTGATCATTCTTGTGAGGTCAGTCTTCTCTTGTCCTCTAATACTTTGATCCTTCTCCTTATGCCATAAACTCTTGTCcgataaggtaaggtaaggattACCGAATCTCACTTTGCTGCTTACTTTCCAAAGTGCTACCCAAAAGCCTTGAGCCTGTCGTGTAATAATCATTTTTGTTGGCCATCATTGGTCATTGGTCATCATTAAAAGCAGCCATTCCccaccatcgtcatcactatcaccatcaccaccaccatcgccaccaccaccaccaccaccaccaccaccaccatcaccatcaccatcaccatcaccatcaccatcaccaccaccaccaccaccaccaccaccaccaccaccaccaccaccatcaacataatcatcaccatcaccatcaccatcaccataatcatcaccaccaccaacatcaccaccacgttcaccatcaccaccaccaacacttTATCTATGTTTTAATCTGTGGCAGGGAGTTACCAAGTGAGTCactaatttatattttaatctGTGGCAGGGAGTCACCAAGTGAGTCGCTAATTTATGTTTTAATCTGTGGCAGGGAGTTACCAAGTGAGTCGCTAATTTATGTTTTAATCTGTGGCAGGGAGTTACCAAGTGAGTCGCAACTCGCCAAACAAGCCGCCCCTGTCAATCAACTACAAAAAGACGCCATTCCTAGAATTCCGAGAGCTCCTCTGCACCAGACCACTAGAAGCAAACGGCGTACGTACAACAGGTATCCCGAATGATGCCTATAGCCGAATTGAGGACCGCTTCTCTATATCATCTGCCAGTGGAACGCATTCACATTCGGCTACCTACAGTGAACCGGACGAAGCTTCGTGCCGCCGATATTCTAGGGGTGACATAGACAATGGTCATACAAGGTACGAGAGACGACAAAGAAGTGTTTGCGAAGTATTACCGAATGGCTTTCCGAGCACAGGGCGATATCGGAGTGCAACCGAGTGCTCCGTTTTAAGTGCAGATGAAACAAGCTTCAAGAGATATAAAAGTATTACTGATGACTTCAATGACACCACCAATAATACGCAAGAAGAAACTCGGCCGAGATGTGAGACAGCTGACTCAAATCACAGGCATGCTTCGAAGCAACAGTCAAAACAATGCCGACCTAGGGATGACTCGAGCCACAGTGAGATTCCTAACATTAATAGGCCAAGTGCTTCAATAAACACACCGATCACTCCTCAAACTGACGGCACACCAACAATAAATCCACCAGGTGGTGATCTCAAAGCCCCGTCTATAAATCGACCCAGAGATGATAAACAAACATCCAATGAAGTTACGCTGGCCACTCAACAAAGCGCCGATGTCGCATCAAAAATTAATCATCGATCAAATTGTGAAGTAACAaattcgaatcgatcaagtgGTGGTGTCAAAGCCACGACTATAAATCGATCCAAGGATAACGAAAATTTATCGACTGATGTCACGGCCGCTGCATTGGCTGACAGGAGCTGCTCTAGGACTCTTCTGGAGGAGAGCAGTCCTGGGAATGAGTCCCAGAATGCAACACGACACCCACAGCCAGGTGGCAGTACTGATGTTGCTACGCGCTCTCTTGAAACCAAGGAGGGTAATGGAAGGGAGGAAAAAAGtgagagtaagaaaaaaagggaTTCTACGGGAGGGCAATGGATGGGACGGAATTGGTGAGAGTAAGAAAAAGGGGAAACTAGGGGAGGGTAATGGAAGGGAGGGAAA encodes:
- the LOC116619749 gene encoding uncharacterized protein LOC116619749 isoform X1, with the translated sequence MFLGPHPDSSAAASTQDALDRLGAVRGKGPRGRLGSRFHTRPRSNSSVRKTMKLQQRTRTLLVRLFLLTAYSLSGAAVFHLIEYKPDKEHFCGTEDTRVETAMANQFNASMEVIRAFVQEMCEIFERTHKCKYSHNDWSYYQSLYFVGSVTTTIGYGHLAPKTQSGRLFLIFFAMVGIPLNLVTLQSVGEHINLVMHILIRQVERNMLKRSSVRHEHVKIFLLSIALIVLILPLGGLMYYRSEHENGWTYLDSVYYCFVAISTIGFGDLVPNEGREPDSTYERVMWFIRLLYLGLGLSLVSSVFTSVSSATKQLKVAFSCKQGSYQVSRNSPNKPPLSINYKKTPFLEFRELLCTRPLEANGVRTTGIPNDAYSRIEDRFSISSASGTHSHSATYSEPDEASCRRYSRGDIDNGHTRYERRQRSVCEVLPNGFPSTGRYRSATECSVLSADETSFKRYKSITDDFNDTTNNTQEETRPRCETADSNHRHASKQQSKQCRPRDDSSHSEIPNINRPSASINTPITPQTDGTPTINPPGGDLKAPSINRPRDDKQTSNEVTLATQQSADVASKINHRSNCEVTNSNRSSGGVKATTINRSKDNENLSTDVTAAALADRSCSRTLLEESSPGNESQNATRHPQPGGSTDVATRSLETKEGNGREEKSESKKKRDSTGGQWMGRNW
- the LOC116619749 gene encoding potassium channel subfamily K member 4 isoform X2, whose translation is MKLQQRTRTLLVRLFLLTAYSLSGAAVFHLIEYKPDKEHFCGTEDTRVETAMANQFNASMEVIRAFVQEMCEIFERTHKCKYSHNDWSYYQSLYFVGSVTTTIGYGHLAPKTQSGRLFLIFFAMVGIPLNLVTLQSVGEHINLVMHILIRQVERNMLKRSSVRHEHVKIFLLSIALIVLILPLGGLMYYRSEHENGWTYLDSVYYCFVAISTIGFGDLVPNEGREPDSTYERVMWFIRLLYLGLGLSLVSSVFTSVSSATKQLKVAFSCKQGSYQVSRNSPNKPPLSINYKKTPFLEFRELLCTRPLEANGVRTTGIPNDAYSRIEDRFSISSASGTHSHSATYSEPDEASCRRYSRGDIDNGHTRYERRQRSVCEVLPNGFPSTGRYRSATECSVLSADETSFKRYKSITDDFNDTTNNTQEETRPRCETADSNHRHASKQQSKQCRPRDDSSHSEIPNINRPSASINTPITPQTDGTPTINPPGGDLKAPSINRPRDDKQTSNEVTLATQQSADVASKINHRSNCEVTNSNRSSGGVKATTINRSKDNENLSTDVTAAALADRSCSRTLLEESSPGNESQNATRHPQPGGSTDVATRSLETKEGNGREEKSESKKKRDSTGGQWMGRNW